A portion of the Candidatus Ancaeobacter aquaticus genome contains these proteins:
- a CDS encoding response regulator, which yields MDKKILVVDDEPDILRLVTFRLKKYGCEVLSATNGKEGYELICKEKPDLVLLDLRLPELDGTEVARKVKEDPQLSSVPIVILTASADAADLEIIKELKVEGYLTKPFELADLFATVEKYI from the coding sequence ATGGATAAAAAAATTCTAGTAGTAGATGATGAACCGGATATTTTGAGGCTGGTAACATTTAGGTTAAAAAAATATGGATGTGAAGTATTATCGGCAACGAATGGAAAGGAAGGATACGAGCTTATTTGCAAAGAAAAACCTGATCTGGTGCTTTTGGATTTGCGGCTTCCGGAGCTTGATGGGACGGAAGTGGCAAGAAAAGTAAAAGAAGATCCCCAGTTGAGCTCAGTTCCTATTGTTATCCTTACCGCAAGCGCGGATGCCGCTGATCTTGAAATAATAAAAGAGCTCAAAGTTGAAGGGTATCTTACAAAACCGTTTGAGCTGGCAGACTTGTTTGCGACAGTGGAGAAATATATTTAA